The following is a genomic window from Hymenobacter monticola.
CCGGCTGGTGCAGTTCAAGAAGGGCGAGGTGCAGGGCATTCGCTTCGCGCTGCAGGCCGACCGCCAGGGCGTAACCGGCACCATGACTACCCGCTACACTGGCCTGCAAATGCAGCTGCTAGGCTATAAGGAAGAGGAAATTAAGAAGACTTTCTTCAAGCGCATTATCTCTAAAGCGGCCAACGTCCTCGTCATCCGCGACCAGAACCCGCGCAAGCGCGACAAACTGATTTCGGGTGAAATGACCAGCAAGCGCGAACCGCGCTTTTCGGTGTTCACGCTCTGGCGGCAGGGCGTGGTGAGCGGCTTGTTCAACAACGTGGGCGTGCCGCAGAAGCTGGCCCAGAAGCTAAGCGAAAGCGCCGACGAAGCGCCGCTGCCAAAATAAAATGGGGGCTGCACAATCAGCGCCCTGGTGTCATCGCCCCGGTGAGTCAGTTTTTCTAAAAAAAGCTTAAACGATTAATTGGCCCAGCATTCTTCTCTATATTTGACTCATCCCCTTTTTCACCCCATTTCGCTTTCCATTTATGCGCAACACCTTTACTTCTTTCCGCACCCTGGCACTTCTAACGCTGGGGTTGGGCACCCTGCCAGCCGCCCATGCCGCGCTGATACCCGTGGCCGTGACCGGCTACAACGCCGACGTGGTGGCCAACGGCGCCGGCACCGTCACCTCCTCAACCACCGACGACGTGGACGGCGGGGCGGTGGGCAACCGCTTCAATTTCATGGCGCCGACGTTCGTGAACCCAACCGGCGCGGCGCCCACCACGTCGTTGCCAGCCAACGGCCTCTTTACCAGCGCCACCACGGCCGGCCTTACGTTTCAGCTCGCCCCTTATGCGGCCAACAACTCGCTGCGCATCAACGGCGTGGGCACGGGCACGTTGACTTTCCCCACCACGCAGCTGGCCGCTACCGAGGTGTACTTGCTGGCCACCTCCGGCAACGGGGCCAGCGCCTTCACGGCCACGGTTAACTTTGCCGATGGCACCTCGCAGATATTCACGAATCTTTCGGCGGCCGACTGGTTCTCGGGCACCACCAACATCGCCCTGCGCGGCTTTGGCCGGGTGGGCCGCGACAACAACGTCATCCAGAACAGCACCACCGACCCGCGCCTGTATGAATTCCGCTTGGCGCTGGTGGCCGCCAACGCCAGCAAGGTTATCCAAAGCGTGAGCATCGCCAAATCCTCCACCACCGGCACCCTCAACGTGATGGGGGTCAGCATTAATTCCACCGTTACGGCTGCGCTGTCGGCCCGGGAGGCCCTGGCCGTGAACGCCTACCCCAACCCCACGGCCGACCGCCTCACCGTGCAGGCGCCCGCCGAGGCCAGCCCGGCCGCCACCGTGCAGCTGCTCGACCACACCGGCCGCATCCTGCAAGCCGCGCCCGTGCGCAACCGCGAAGTCCGCTTCGACCTCGGCAGCCTGGCCGCCGGCCTCTACCTGGCCCGCTACCAGGACGGCGACCGCACCCGCACCCTGAAAGTGGTGAAACAATAAACCAAGCCGTTTTTCCACGAATTGCTCTTCCCCGCAGCTCCGGCTGCGGGGATTTTTTGTGGGCCGTGCGTCGTTTAAATCGGTGGAACACGGCGGCGTTAACCGCGCCCGGGGCCGTACCTTTGCCCCTGAATACCCCGACTCTATGATTTCTATTTCCGACCTCGACTTCCACTTTGGCTCCCGCACGCTGTACGACAACGCCAGCCTGCACATCAAGCCCAAGGATAAAATCGGCCTCATCGGCCTCAACGGCACCGGCAAATCGACGCTGTTGCGCCTGCTGGTGGGCGAGTACAAGGCCGACGGCGGCTCGATTTCGATGGCCAAGGACGTGAGCTTGGGCTTTCTCAACCAGGATTTGCTGAGCTACGACACGCACGAAAGCATTCTGCACGTGGCCATGCAGGCCTTCGAGGAGGCGCTGGAACTGCAGAAGAAAATTGACGAGGTGCTGCTGCAGTTCGAAACCGACTACTCCGACGACCTGGTGGACAAGCTGGCCACCATGCAGGAGCGGTTTGAGGCGCTGGGCGGCTACACCATGCAGGCCCGCGCCGAAGAAATCCTGGAAGGCCTGGGCTTCAGTACCGAAGACCTGCAGAAGCCGCTGAAAAGCTTTTCGGGCGGCTGGCGCATGCGCGTGATGCTGGCCAAGATTCTGCTCCAGCAACCCTCCCTCCTGCTCCTCGACGAACCCACCAACCACTTGGACCTGCCGAGTATCAAGTGGATTGAGAACTACCTGGCCGACTACGAGGGCGCCGTCATCATCGTGAGCCACGACCGCGCCTTCCTCGACCGTACCACCAACACCACCGTGGAAGTGCTGGGCGGCAAACTAGTGCCCTACGCCGGCAACTACAGCTACTACCTCGAAGAAAAAGAGGAGCGCAACCTCATCCAGAAAGGCGCCTTTGAGAACCAGCAGGCCCAGATTCGACAGGCCGAGCGCTTCATTGAGCGCTTCAAGGCCAAGGCCAGCAAGGCCAAGCAGGCCCAGAGCCGCGTGAAAGCCCTCGACAAGCTGGAGCGCATTGAGGACGTGGCCCAGGACGCGGCCAAAATTAACATGAAGTTCACCTTCAAGGTGGAGCCCGGCCGCCACATCCTCCGCATGGAGCACGTGACGAAGAAATACGACCAGAAGCTCATCTTCCGCGACACCAACGTGCACATCGAGCGCGGCGACAAAATCGCGCTGATTGGCGCCAACGGCAAGGGCAAGTCGACGCTCATGCGCCTGGTGGCCGGCACTGAGGCGCCCACGGCGGGCAAGCACCAGCTGGGCCACAACGTGATTATGTCGTTCTACGCCCAGCACCAGCTCGAAAGCCTGACGCTCGACAATGAGATTTTGCAGGAAATGAGCGAGGCCGGCTCGAAGCGCAACGACATGGAATTGCGCTCGGTGCTGGGCTCGTTCCTTTTCACGGGCGACGAGGTGTTCAAGAAAATCAAGGTGCTGAGCGGCGGCGAGAAAAGCCGCGTGGCCCTGGCCAAAACCCTGATTTCGGAAGCCAACTTCCTGCTGCTCGACGAACCGACCAACCACCTGGACATGGTGTCGGTGAACATCCTCATTCAGGCCCTGGAGCAGTACGAGGGCACATTTATCGTCATCAGCCACGACCGCTACTTCGTGGAGAATGTGGCCACCAAAATCTGGTTTATCGAAGACTACCAGCTGAAAGAATACCCCGGCACTTACGAGGAATACGAGCGGTGGCAGGACGACCGCGAGAAGGCCGCCAAGAAAGCCGGCCTGCCCTCGCCATCGGCCAACAAGCCCCAGCCCAAGGAGGAGAAAAAGGCCGAGGCCATGCCCGCCAAAACGTCGTCGCCCGACCAGAAAAAAGCCCTCAAGGAGCTAGCCGAAGTAGAAGCCAAAATTGATACCTTGGAAAAGGAACTGGCCGGCTACGAAAAGCAGTTGGCCGACCCGAAAATCTACGAAAACGCCGCGCAGCTGAAAGACGCGACGATGAAATTCGAGCAGGTGAAAAAGGAACTGGCGCAGTTGAACGACCGGTGGGAAATGCTGGCGGAAGTGTAAGCCAGTGAAACTTTGAAAAGCAAAAAAGCCTCTCCCGAAGCACCACGCTTCGGGAGAGGCTTTTTTGCTTTACCAAGCAACGGGCCGTGAATTGGCGATAGGCAGGATTTTTAGTACTGACGCTCATGCAAAGCCGTTCAGCTCGCTTATTACCAATACGATGTTAGTGGCTGTCTTTTTTGTCTTTTCGTTGGTATTCTAATGTTTCATACCACGCTTTTTGAGGTCTGCTTTTTGGATACCCCTTCTCAACGCGAAACTTTTTTCGTTCTTCGGTAAAGTCCCACCACGTTTTTTTTGCGTCGCGTGTATTTGCAAAGTTTACCACTAATCTGAACTGGTCCTCAACACAAGGGTCTGTCCAATAACCTCTTTTTATCTCGTATTCGTTCGTCAGGTCAGCACCGTCTTTATCCTTTAGTTCGTTAAGTGAATAGTAACCTAAAAACACAAGGTCTTCAGCAAATTTTATTCCGACTGATGGAATGGTTTGAAATTCTGCCAACGCAAAAATTTCTTTTGCTCGTTCAGGTGTAACATTAAGCAAATCTTCCAATTCGTCAGTTGCAAAACTGATGATATTGGCAATTTTGATTTTGTTTTTCCTCAAATTCGCTTTTTCAATATCTGTCAGCGGAAGTTTTATATTCGCCTTACTTTTCATCTTCGGCAAAGTCAGCAAGTATTTGTTATAGTCGCACAGCAGTTGCGATTGAATTGCTACCGCGCCTATTTCAGATTGGCAACGCCTTTGAAGAACTGGATGCCGCCGAAAATGATGGCGCCCCAGAAGATGAAGCCGATGTCGGCCAGGGTGAGGGCTGTGCCGCCCACGCACCACAGCGCCCCGTAGAGCATGTCCTTCTTGGCTTGTGCGTTTTGGGCTTGCTTAATCTGGCCTTGCAGGTTGCTGACGACGATGCCGGCGCTTTCGGCATCGAGCCCCTGCTCCTGCAGCAGCTGCTCTACTTCGGCGGCGCTTTTGCCGCCGTGCACGAGCTGATTGGCGGCGTAGTCGTATACCTGATTAACGGTTTCCTGGTTGCTGGTTGTAGAAACTTCCATTTGGGTTGTTTTTAAGGGTAGACAAAACCAGCTTTACTGGCAAAATTCGCGAGCAATATACCACTACTGCTGATGGTTACAAGCACGTCAGCAATATCGGACGCGTAAGAGAATCAGCCGCAAGATGACCACCCTTCACCAGGCACTTCGCTTCGCCGCTTCAAACCTTTAGCACGCCCCGAAAGCCCCGCCCGCTGTAGTACGCCTGCGCGCCGTTGTGATACACGAAGACGGTGCCGAAGCGGAAGTCGGCGAAAAGGGCCCCGCCGAGCGTTCGGATATTCGCCGGCGTTTGCAGCCAGCTGGAAGTCTTGGCGTCGAAGCGGCCCAGCTGCTGCAATTCACGGTACTGGGCCTCGGTCAGCAACTCGATGCCCATGTCCGCGGCCAGGTCCAAGGCGCTGGTGGCGGGTCGGTGCTCTTTGCGCGATTTCAGCCCTTCGCGGTCGTAGCAGAGGCTGCGGCGGCCGGCCGGGCTTTCGGCGGTGCAGTCGAAGAACAGGTATTCGCCCGTTTGGGCGTCAAGGCCCACCACGTCGGGCTCGCCGCCGGTGGTTTCCATGTCGTCGAGCGTCCAGAGCTTTGCCGGCTTGGCTTCCAGCCGGGCCTGCACGTCGGGCCAAGCCAAGCCTTGGTGGCGGCCCGGGTGCTTTGCAAAACGCGTTTTTAAGATGTTGATGAGCTCCTCCCGGCGCTCCATGGGCAGTTCCTTGTAGTTCTTTTTTGCCATCGTTATCGGCTATCAGCACGGGTTGTAGCTCCTGGGGCTGCTCGGTTTCAGGCGGCTAAAGTGCCGCCCGCCACGAAAATAGCGCGGTTCTGGCTTGTACCTTGCGTCCCGCCCTCCTTCCCGCCCGTCTTGCTGCCTCCCCCCATGCTCACCTTCGATTTCACTCACTTCCCCACCCTCCGCACCGAGCGCCTAACGCTGCGCCAACTCACCGGCACCGACGCGCCCGCCCTGTTTGCCCTGCGCTCCGACCCGCAGGTGATGCTGTATATTCCCCGACCACTGGCCACGTCGGTAGCCGATTGCGAAGCCCTGATTGACATGATGAACGAAGGCATGAGCCGGCACGAGCTGCTCCACTGGGGCGTGGCCCTGCGTTCGTCGGGCGAGCTCATTGGCACCATCGGCTTCTACCGGCTGCAGCCCGAAAACCACCGGGCCGAAATCGGCTACATGCTGCTGCCCGCCCGGCAGGGCCTGGGCCTGATGCAGGAGGCGGTGGCGGCCGTGCTGAACCATGGCTTCGAGGTGCTGAACCTGCACTCGGTGGAAGGCGTCATCGACCCGCAGAACGTGGCCTCGGCGCGGGTGTTGCAACGGGCGGGCTTTGTGCAGGAAGGGCTTTTTCGGGAAAACGAATACTGGGAAGGCAAATTTCTGGACACCGCTTATTATTCGCTGCTCTGCCCCGCCAGCCGCTGAAAAGGCTCCGGGCGGGACAGACGTAAAACGGCCATTGCCGTACCTTTCGGGCCATGCGTTTCCTTCCCCTCGCCTCCCTCCTGCTAGCCACGGCCTGCGTGCCGCTGGGCACCCCCATCACCGACCCCAACGCCAGCCGCGTCGGCACCCAGAAGCCGCCGGAATACTACGCCGACAAAACCCTGAAGTACCAAGACTACGCCTACTCGCCCGACGTGCGCAGCGTGCAGTGCTACGTGGCCACGGGCCAGCCCAACGAGGTGTTTCAGCCGCCGGTGGTGCCGCTGGGGCAGTCGGGGGCCGTCACGCTGGAGTTTGACGTGCTGGGCGAGCAGAGCCAGCGCTTCACGGCCAAGCTCATTCACTGCGACGTGGACTGGCAGCCGTCCATCCTCACGGACATGCAGTTTCTCAATGAGATAAACGAATTTCTCATCACCGACTACCGGGTGGGCACGGGCACCAAAACGCCGTATTTCCACTACCGGATGCGGGCGCCCCAGGTGAAAATCAGCGGCAACTACCTGCTGGTGGTGCAAAGCCCGGGCGGTGTGCCGGTGGTGTCGCGCCGGCTGCTGGTATACGAAAACCAGGTGAGCGTGGGCCTGAAGCCGGGCATCGTGATAGGCGGCAAGGAGCGGTTCACGATGCAGCAGCTTGACTTTTCGGTGGGCTACGGCGCCGTGGAGCTGGTGAACCCGGCCGTGGAAGTGAAGGTGGTGCTGCGTCAGAACTTCCGCTGGGACAACGCCAAGTACAACCTGCGCCCCACCTTCGTGCGCGACGCCGACCGCCGCCTCGAATACCAATACTTCAACTTCGAAAACGCTTTTCCCGGCCTGAGCGAGTACCGCTTTTTCGATACCCGCTCGGTGCAGAGCGTAGGCATTGGCGTGCTGCACGTTAACCCCCAGGCCCGGCCCGTGACCACGGCCGAGCTGCTGCCCGAAACCTCGCGTGCCCTCACCGCCTACAACCAGTATGTGGACGCCAACGGCCAGCGCGTGTTCGAGAGCCGAGAGTACGGCAACGGCGCCACCAACGCCGACTACTTCGACGTGACCTTTCAATTGAAGGCCGACCAGCCGGCGCCGGGGCCGGTGTACGCCTTCGGGGCGTTCAGCGACTGGCAGCTCCGGGACGAGTATAAGCTGACCTACAACGAAGCCACCCAGCTCTACACCGGTCACGCCCTGCTCAAACAAGGCTACTACAACTACGATTTTGCGGTGGGCGGCGCGCGCGGCGCCAACGAAGCCTATTTCGAAGGCAGCCACTACGAAACCGAAAACCAGTACGACCTGCTGGTGTACTACCGCCCGCCCGGCACCCGCGCCGACCTGCTCATCGGCTACCAGATGGTGGACATGAACAGCCGGCAATAGCCGCCCAACAACCCGGCCGGAGCGGCTGCGTTTGAGCCCGTGACGCCGCTCCGGCCCACCCATGGGTGGAGCCCGGCGGCGCACGACCACCTCACCCACACCCTCCCACCCATGAAACAACTTGTTCTTCCGGCCGTTGGCGCGGCGGCCCTGGCCTTGTTCGGCGGCTGCGCCACCAACCCCGTCACGGGCAAAAAAGAAGTCATGCTGGTGTCTGAAGGCCAGGAGCTGGCCATGGGCCAGCAGTCGGACCCGGCCGTGACGGCCCAGATGGGCTTGTATGATGACAAGAAAATCCAGGCTTTCATCAACGAAAAAGGCAAGAAGATGGGGGCCGTGTCGCACCGCGCCAACGTGGACTTTCAGTTTCGGGTGGTCGATTCGCCCGTCATCAACGCCTTCGCCATTCCGGGCGGCTACGTGTACTTCACGCGCGGCATCATGGCCCATTTCAACAACGAAGCCCAGTTTGCCGGCGTGCTGGGCCACGAAATCGGCCACGTCACGGCCCGCCACTCGGCCAAGCAGCAAACCAATTCCATCCTGGGCCAGGTGGGCCTGATGGGCGCTATGATAGCCTCGCCCCGGCTGGCGCAGTTTGGCGAGCAGGCCATGCAGGGCATGCAGCTGCTGTTCCTGAAATTTGGGCGCGACGACGAGCGCCAGTCCGACGAGCTGGGCGTGCAGTATTCGTCGAAAATTGGCTACGACGCCAGCCAGATGGCCGATTTTTTCCAGACGCTGTCGCGGCAGCAGCAGCTGTCGAAGACCGAGGCCATTCCCGATTTTCTGAGCACGCACCCCAACCCCGAGGACCGGTACAACACCGTGCACCAGCTGGCCGACCAGTGGAAGCAGGCCAACGGCAACCCCAAGCTGGCCGTGAACCGCGACCAGTACCTGCGCCTCATCGACGGCCTGGTGTACGGCGACGACCCCAAGCAGGGCTTCGTGGAAAACAGCGTGTTTTACCACCCCGAGCTGAAGTTTCGCTTTCCCATTCCGGCGGGCTGGAAGTCGCAGAACTCGCCTTCCCAGTTCCAAATGGCCGACCCTGCCGGCAAGGGCCTGCTCATCTTGCTGCCCGCCCCCGGCACCACCCCGGAGGAAGCCGCCCAGGCCGTGGCCAAGCAAATGAGCCTGCAAGCCACCGAAGCCCCGCGCCGCACCACCATCAACGGCTTCCCGGCCCTGGTGTTTGTGGCCGACCAGGTGCAGCAGGACCAGCAAACCGGCCAGCAGGTGGCCGGCGTGCGGGTCTTGGGCCACATCATTCAGGACGGCAAAAGCCTGTATGCCTTGCTGGGCGTATCGGCGCCAGCCGACTTTCCCACCTACGCGGCCCAGTTCAGCAGCGTGGCCGAAGGCTTCCAGCGCCTCACCGAGCCCGACAAGCTCAACCGCCAGCCCGAGCGCATCCGCATCGTGAAACTCAAGCTGCGCAGCAACCTGCAGCAGGCCTTCGCCGCCAACGGCGTGCCCGAAAAACGCTACGAAGAGTTGGCCATCCTCAACGGCATGCCGCTCAACGAGCAGGTCAATGCCGGGTCCCTCATCAAGATAGTCGGCAAATAAGTGGCACTACTTTGGATTAAGCGGCCGTAAGCAGCCCGCGTAACTCTGTTTCGGGGGCTGCGTTTGCAAGCTCGGCCGCCACCCAACTGGCGACCCCATTTTTTACTTTTTATTCCCATGGCTATTCATACTTCCCGAGGGCTGCGCACGGGTGCCGCCCTTCTGCTCCTGCTTCCCCTGGCCAGCATTTCCAGTGTCCGCAACTGGGCCGAGAGCTTTCCGGCCGCTACCGCTACGCCCACGGCTCCCGCCGCCCGCCCCCTACAGGGCGCCAAGCCCGACCCGGCCGTTATTGCCCAGTTTGGCTTGTATAATAACGCCAAGCTGCAAAGCCTCATCACGGCCAAGGGCAAGCAGATGACGGCCATCTCGGACCGCCCCGGCGACTACGGTTTCACGGTGGTCGATTCGCCCATCATCAACGCCTTTGCTACGCCCGACGGCCACGTGTATTTCACGCGCGGCATCATGGCCCACTTCAACAACGAAGCCCAGTTTGCTGGCGTGCTGGGCCATGAGTTGGGCCACATCACGGCGCAGCACGGCAAAAAGCAGAGCCGCAACAACACCGTCGCCGGCATCGGCATGCTGCTCGGCTCCATCATCGCGCCGCGCGTGATGCAGTCGGTGGGCGGCATTGTGCAGCAGGGCGTGGGCTTGTGGATGTTGAAATACAGCCGCGGCGACGAGAACGAGGCCGACCAATTGGGGGTGAAATACTCCACCAAAATCGGCTACGACGCCAGCTACATGGCCGATTTCTTCCAGACGCTGCAGCGCACCGAGGCCCAGAGCGGCAGCAGCATCCCCACCTTCCTCAGCAGCCACCCCAACTCGGCTGACCGCTACACCCGCGTGAAGCAGCTGGCCGCCCAGGCCAAGCAAAGCGCCGGCCGCAGCACCTTCGCCGTGAACCGCGACCAGTACCTGCGCTCCATCGAGGGCCTGACCTTCGGCGAAGACCCACGCCAGGGCTTTGTGGAGAGCGGCGTGTTCTACCACCCCGATTTGAAGTTCCGTTTCCCCATCCCCTCGGGCTGGAAGTCGAATAACTCGCCCGAAACGTTCCAGATGCAGGAGCCTAACGGCAAGGCGATGCTGGTGTTCCTCGGCGCCTCGGGCAACTCGCTCGATGCCGCCGCCCAAAGCCTGGCCAAATCCATCGGCGTGGCCAACGCCCAAGCCCAGAAAACGACCATCAACGGCTTCCCGGCCCTCGTATTTGAAGGCGACCAGCAGGCGCAGGACCAACAGAGCACGCCGGCCCACGTGCTGGCCCAGCTCATCCAGGACGGCAACAGCATCTACGCCTTCGTGGGCCTGGCCGCGTCGGGCTCGTTCGGCACCTACGCGCCGCAGTTTCAGCGCGCCGCCCAGGGCTACGCCCGCCTCACCGAAGCCGATAAGCTGAATCGCCAGCCCGAGCACATCCACATCCGCACCGCCACCGGCACCCAAACGCTGGCTTCGGCCTTGGCCTCGGCTGGCGTGCCGAGCAAGCGTTACGAAGAAATGGCCATTCTCAACGGCATGAAAACGACGGATAAGCTGCCAAAGGGCATGTTGTATAAGGTGGTGGGCCGCTGATTCTAGGGATGGGCAAATATGAATTGCTTCACGCTTAGCGTGATGTTCCTTGGGCTAGTTTGAAGCCTTCGTGACAACAAAATGCCTCCCAGTCGGCTGCTGTCCTCTTGAATCCTTTCCATATCTCCCTCCTCACGGTATGCAATTTCTACCGCACTGACGTACCAAAGTTTATCGCTCTGCGTGGAGTCTGCAAAAACTTGCTTTTGCGTCATAGGCCAACTATTAGCCATGATATTAAAATCCAGCTTGTGTTGTCGCATGTTGATGGCCAAGTCAGGGTGAATGCTTTTCAGATTATCAATCAGGGTTAAAGTGTCATTGATTGGACAAGGAATGAAATAATCGAAGCTGGTATGATTTCTTGAGCCGTCAACAACCAAAATTCCCGTCTTTGTAATCCTACCACTCTTGGAAGTGCAGCCAATCGCGAGAGCGAGAAGTAAGAATAAAGCCTGCTTCATTTTCATGAAGGCAAGGTATTAAACCAAAAGTGCCCCGACCTTACCTGGTCGGGGCACTTTTGGTTTCCAAGCATCATGAACTGAGAAAAACAGCCGTCAATTACACGTTAAACCGGAAGTGCATGATGTCGCCGTCTTGCACCACGTAGTCTTTGCCTTCCACGGCCATTTTGCCGGCTTCTTTGATTTTTACCTCGGTCTTATATTCCTGGTAATCGGGCAGCTTGATGACCTCGGCGCGGATGAAGCCCTTCTCGAAATCGGAGTGGATGACGCCGGCCGCGGCGGGTGCTTTGTCGCCGCGATGGATGGTCCAGGCGCGTACTTCCTGCACGCCGGCGGTGAAGTAGGTAATCAGGTTCAGCAGCTCGTAGCTGGCCCGGATGAGCTTGTTCAGGCCCGACTCGGTGAGGCCGTATTCGCCCAGGAACATGGCTTTTTCCTCGGGGTCTTCCATCTCGGCAATCTGCGCTTCGATGGCGGCCGACACCAGTACCACCTGGGCGCCTTCGGCTTTCACGTGCTCGCGCAGGGCCGTCACGTGGTTGTTGCCGTTGCTGGCAATGCTGGCCTCGTCCACGTTGGCCACGTAAATCACGGGCTTGATGGTGAGCAGTTGCAGGTCGGCAATGGCTTCGAGGTCGTCGGCCGAGGCGTCCACGGCGCGGGCGTTCTGGCCGGCTTCGAGGGCAGCTTTGAATTTCTGCAGCGACACCACTTCCTTCTTGGCCACGGCGTCGCCGGCCTTGGCGCTGCGCTCCGATTTCTGCAGCTTCTTCTCGACGCTTTCCAGGTCCTTGAGCTGCAGCTCGGTATCAATAACGTCTTTGTCGAACACGGGGTCGACGCCGCCGGCCACGTGCACGATGTTGGGGTCGTCGAAGCAGCGCACCACGTGAATGATGGCGTCCACCTCGCGGATGTTGGCCAGGAATTTATTGCCCAGGCCCTCGCCCTTGCTGGCGCCCTTCACGAGGCCGGCGATGTCGACAAACTCGATGATGGTGGGCAGCACGCGCTTGGGGTTCACCAGCGCTTCCAGGATTTGCAGGCGCTCATCGGGCACGGTGATGACGCCCACGTTGGGCTCGATGGTGCAGAACGGGTAGTTGGCCGATTCGGCCTTGGCGTTCGAGAGTGCGTTGAAAAGGGTGGATTTACCGACGTTCGGCAAGCCGACGATACCGCAGCGGAGGCCCATTTATGTAGGGTTGAGTGTTGAATGTTGAGTGTTGAATTGCGGGCAATTCGGCCGCAAAGGTACGGCTTGCGGCAATGGCATCAGGCAAAAAAAGAACGTCATGCTGAGCGAAGTCGAAGCATCTCTACCGCAGCAGCAATCAAATTACTTGCGCGGTAGAGACGCTTCGACTTCGCTCAGCATGACGTTTTTGCAGCGCCGTTGGCCCAAGAAGACGCCTTAGTAGCTGTCGTCGCTGCGGTTGGGGTCGAAGGCGGGGCGTTCGGTTTCGCGGCGGGGCTGGTCCCGGTCGTCGTACTCGCGGGGGCGGTCGAGTTCGGCCACCTCCTCGGGGCTCAGCAGCTCTTCGCGCACGTAGTCCACGGCGTCCTGCAGGGCATCCACAAATTTCATGAAATCCTCCTTATAGAGGAAAATCTTGTGCTTTTCGTACGAAACGGAGTCGTCGCCGTTCTGGCGGCGCTTGCTTTCGGTGAT
Proteins encoded in this region:
- a CDS encoding M48 family metalloprotease; protein product: MAIHTSRGLRTGAALLLLLPLASISSVRNWAESFPAATATPTAPAARPLQGAKPDPAVIAQFGLYNNAKLQSLITAKGKQMTAISDRPGDYGFTVVDSPIINAFATPDGHVYFTRGIMAHFNNEAQFAGVLGHELGHITAQHGKKQSRNNTVAGIGMLLGSIIAPRVMQSVGGIVQQGVGLWMLKYSRGDENEADQLGVKYSTKIGYDASYMADFFQTLQRTEAQSGSSIPTFLSSHPNSADRYTRVKQLAAQAKQSAGRSTFAVNRDQYLRSIEGLTFGEDPRQGFVESGVFYHPDLKFRFPIPSGWKSNNSPETFQMQEPNGKAMLVFLGASGNSLDAAAQSLAKSIGVANAQAQKTTINGFPALVFEGDQQAQDQQSTPAHVLAQLIQDGNSIYAFVGLAASGSFGTYAPQFQRAAQGYARLTEADKLNRQPEHIHIRTATGTQTLASALASAGVPSKRYEEMAILNGMKTTDKLPKGMLYKVVGR
- the ychF gene encoding redox-regulated ATPase YchF, with product MGLRCGIVGLPNVGKSTLFNALSNAKAESANYPFCTIEPNVGVITVPDERLQILEALVNPKRVLPTIIEFVDIAGLVKGASKGEGLGNKFLANIREVDAIIHVVRCFDDPNIVHVAGGVDPVFDKDVIDTELQLKDLESVEKKLQKSERSAKAGDAVAKKEVVSLQKFKAALEAGQNARAVDASADDLEAIADLQLLTIKPVIYVANVDEASIASNGNNHVTALREHVKAEGAQVVLVSAAIEAQIAEMEDPEEKAMFLGEYGLTESGLNKLIRASYELLNLITYFTAGVQEVRAWTIHRGDKAPAAAGVIHSDFEKGFIRAEVIKLPDYQEYKTEVKIKEAGKMAVEGKDYVVQDGDIMHFRFNV
- a CDS encoding DUF3276 family protein, giving the protein MDDRHDQEEIYSQRIKAGKRTYFFDVKATRGQDYYLTITESKRRQNGDDSVSYEKHKIFLYKEDFMKFVDALQDAVDYVREELLSPEEVAELDRPREYDDRDQPRRETERPAFDPNRSDDSY